From Alkalicoccobacillus plakortidis:
CTGAGGACACGGGTGCCATTCCCGTTGTGAACCTGCAAAACACACTGGCCATTATCTATGATGATGGCCAAGACATTGTCCTTCCTAGACTTCAGGTCCTTGATAAGCAGGCTGGAGCAAAATTAACCGGGTCAGCATTATTTAGTGATCGACATATGACAGGTACGCTAAATTCTGATGAAACCATTATGCTTCTTTTATTGGCTGTAGTAAAAAAGGAGAACATAGGATAACCAGAAAGGTTCACTCATCGGAGGATATCAAAATCTATGACTATGTTACTGTTGACGTCGAAAAAATGACTCGACAATTAAAGGTCACAAAAACAAATGATGGTGACTTCGAAGTAAACATTGAATTAGTTTTAAAAATTGATGCCAATGAATATCCAGGATATCATCTGTACATTCGAGATACCGTTAAGAAGCTTAATACGGATCTTTCACAGCAACTAACTAGGGAAGCAAATGATGTGTTAGATAAGATAAAAGAAGCTAATTGTGATTACCTTGCCATTGGCAGACGTGTCCAAGCTCACCATTACTCCGATTGGAGAAATATGGAGTGGAAGGAAATGTACCCGAACATACAAATGAAGGCTAATGTGAAAGTAGAAATTATTACTCACGGAATTATTAACTAATAAAAAAAGATTCCCCCTTTAAGATGGAGGAATCTTTTTGTTTAATTTATTGCACCTCAACATGCAGTGCATTTGGTTTTACCCAGCCAAGACGTTTGATTACTACGTAAAGAGATAGCGATATAATAATCGGGACTACCACTCCCATTAATAAGAAAATCAATAAGCCTGACCAACCTTGTGTCGACAAGATACTAAGAGGTGCTATTAATGAATTCATACCAAGTCCTGCTAATTCATAAGTTGCTTCAAAATTAAAGAGAATCGTTGCAATTGGTGCACATATAAGCGAAGCTACAAAGGTTGGAATAACTAGTCTTGGATTCTTCACCAAGTTAGGAAATTGGACTTTTGGCGTTACCAAGGACTGAGCCAAGAACCCACCTAAATCATTTTGCCTAAGCGACATGGCCGTGAATCCTGCAAATTGAGCAGTACATCCTATAAGAGCCGCAGCACTAGAAACAGGATCCATTTGCAATGCAATAGCTAATGCCGCTGACGATGCTGGTGTCATTAATAGAACACTCCATGCCAAAGCAATGATACTTGATGCTAAAATGGGTGATCCTTGCACTGAGCTTGTAATCTCGGCACTCATCGCTGTTAAGAGTGGCGTTGCAACAGCAGCAGCACCCACTCCGGTTATCCCACCTGCAAGTGTTGCTGCTAGTGGTATTGCCATTAGATCCAACTTGGTCTTTCCTGTCACCCTTTTTCCTACATACGTTGCAACAAGTGCAGCAATTAATGCACTGATAGGCTGACCGGTTACCATAACCATACCAAATTCAGTGAGTTTCATCGCTCCTCCACCCACCGTACTACAGATGATAGCACTATAGATGACTAGCGTATTCCCACCAAGCTGATAGGCGACTCCTGCTCCAATTGCTGGCGCAAGTAGAACTTTTGCAATTCCACCTATTGTTAAGAAGGCATTCCATCCTAAAAAGTTTCCAAATGTCTCAAACAATAATCCAATGGCAAGAGTAACTAAGACCGCATTTGCTACTCCTGCAGATGCTTTATACATCCGATCAATTACATATTCCTTCAACGACTCCACCCCAAATCCTTCTTACAGACGGTTCTCTCTTATACATATACTAATATGATTTAAATCAATAAAGTATCATCCTATAAAAACCACTCTCGTTACACAGTAAACGTAACAAGAGCGGCTCATCTGTCTGTTTATTCAGTTATCATAGCACCAGAGAACAAGCGTGTAAAACATTTTCTGGTTCCATCTTTATTAAAGCGTCACCAAAAGATATAAGAGAGGATAGAGATGTCGGAGACTCCTAATTTATCTATCACCGGTGAATGTGAATCTTATCTCTTTGTTCCGATGAAGTCAGCCACCAATCTCGTTCGCTAGGTGAGAGTGTCTAATTCCCAACAGATTATTACCCGCATCTAAATCGTTCTTCAAACACTTCCTAAACTAATGAAACCTCTTATTTAGTGAACGAATGATATCAATGCTTTTTCATTAGCGCCAAGCA
This genomic window contains:
- a CDS encoding Ger(x)C family spore germination C-terminal domain-containing protein, which encodes MYDYVTVDVEKMTRQLKVTKTNDGDFEVNIELVLKIDANEYPGYHLYIRDTVKKLNTDLSQQLTREANDVLDKIKEANCDYLAIGRRVQAHHYSDWRNMEWKEMYPNIQMKANVKVEIITHGIIN
- a CDS encoding PTS transporter subunit IIC, whose product is MYKASAGVANAVLVTLAIGLLFETFGNFLGWNAFLTIGGIAKVLLAPAIGAGVAYQLGGNTLVIYSAIICSTVGGGAMKLTEFGMVMVTGQPISALIAALVATYVGKRVTGKTKLDLMAIPLAATLAGGITGVGAAAVATPLLTAMSAEITSSVQGSPILASSIIALAWSVLLMTPASSAALAIALQMDPVSSAAALIGCTAQFAGFTAMSLRQNDLGGFLAQSLVTPKVQFPNLVKNPRLVIPTFVASLICAPIATILFNFEATYELAGLGMNSLIAPLSILSTQGWSGLLIFLLMGVVVPIIISLSLYVVIKRLGWVKPNALHVEVQ